The Aedes aegypti strain LVP_AGWG chromosome 3, AaegL5.0 Primary Assembly, whole genome shotgun sequence genome contains a region encoding:
- the LOC5577456 gene encoding dnaJ homolog subfamily B member 12, whose product MNREAAEDCVEKAVSYLSEGKIEKAEKLLAKSLTLHPTKRAEELLEKIKCGAYTKRASSGNLSDDGLRQRPTASGSSTAKADSGSEADYTPEQLDAVKRIKKCKDYYEVLAVTKEATDTDIKKAYKKLALQLHPDKNKAPGSAEAFKAIGNAVAILTDAEKRKSYDLYGSEEQRPASTRRTRAQYEYAYSRGFETEFTAEELFNMFFGGNIPNSHVYMRQRRFHRAEHQQQYRESQSGYAAFINLLPIILLIALSMMSSMFISDPIYSLTPSQKFSVARKTNQLKIPYYVKENFHSEYQGSVGRLEASVEEEYLNNLKHSCYRERNYKETMLMKARNFGDRDLYYKAQHINTPSCDKLHSLHNN is encoded by the exons ATGAACCGGGAAGCGGCCGAGGACTGCGTGGAAAAAGCAGTATCCTACCTGTCCGAAGGTAAAATTGAGAAGGCAGAAAAGCTGCTAGCTAAATCGCTGACTCTCCATCCGACAAAGCGAGCAGAAG AGCTGCTGGAGAAGATCAAATGCGGAGCGTATACGAAGCGCGCTTCCTCTGGAAATCTTTCGGACGATGGCTTGCGACAACGGCCAACGGCTTCCGGATCTAGCACAGCCAAGGCAGACTCGGGATCCGAAGCGGATTACACACCAGAACAGTTGGATGCGGTCAAGAGGATTAAGAA GTGTAAGGATTACTATGAAGTGCTAGCAGTTACCAAAGAGGCCACCGATACGGACATCAAGAAGGCCTACAAGAAACTGGCGCTGCAATTGCATCCGGATAAGAACAAGGCGCCAGGATCGGCCGAAGCTTTCAAAGCGATTGGCAATGCAGTAGCCATTCTAACCGATGCCGAGAAACGAAAGTCGTACGATCTGTACGGTTCCGAGGAGCAGCGTCCGGCATCGACCAGAAGAACGCGTGCCCAGTATGAGTATGCCTATTCGCGTGGTTTCGAGACGGAGTTCACGGCCGAGGAGTTGTTCAATATGTTCTTCGGGGGCAATATACCCAATTCGCACGTTTACATGCGACAGCGACGGTTTCATCGGGCCGAACATCAGCAGCAGTACAGAGAG tctcaGTCGGGTTATGCAGCATTCATCAATCTGCTGCCGATAATTCTACTGATTGCTCTATCAATGATGTCTTCGATGTTCATATCAGATCCGATCTACAGTCTGACTCCCAGCCA GAAATTTTCCGTCGCTCGCAAAACCAACCAGCTGAAGATCCCATACTACGTAAAGGAAAACTTCCACTCGGAGTATCAAGGATCCGTGGGTCGGCTGGAGGCTTCCGTAGAAGAAGAGTACCTCAACAACTTGAAACACTCGTGCTATCGAGAACGAAATTACA AGGAAACTATGCTTATGAAGGCACGTAACTTTGGCGATCGAGATCTGTACTACAAAGCCCAGCACATCAATACGCCCTCGTGCGATAAGCTGCACAGCTTGCACAACAACTAG
- the LOC5577455 gene encoding glutamate [NMDA] receptor subunit 1, with translation MRSSIGLLLICGLSKAAINFDLFKDFLRWQHLKFVTVFHCLDQSDDVLNLYHKIGRSYSEKVHFEDISYFTEATWNHKHVMRYDYNNLGVSVDLDCPATEKLFEVVSNNEYFNASYYWLMFANGSLEESACLLGKQNLNIDAKVTLVVDQRVQHNVFDVYDVFSPAIKRGAALNTTLMGNWSHEGGFTITVNQTEYERRIDFAGISLKTAVLTLDQLHHATLMQLLTKQGTIRSYSLHRLGYRFLEFLLEKHNFSVQFIRINDWGFTSTDGYSSFGLVGQMGAKKVDFLINSLAYQPERVGVMDYTITIGVSKMLIVFRHPQKNEGRYFFLKPFRAELWIAIIGLNVVATLVVCMTYRSKSIKEYDDPRSNDDRRLAWLTVFGILFQQGTSSTVSFSSTRITLISTLVFSILISQFYSAYIVGYLLIVPPKTMNTVQHLIDSDFRVLVENLGYNIDFLNRTTDPVVLELYHRKILNGEDNFVNITQGLELVKRGGFAFQCDTAYAYPLMKESFTDKEVCDIQEIMYNRLRPLNLPLRKGSQFKQLFRITLRKVMETGNGAYQNKYFFSKKLICDKNYIKTVSVDLDHLLVLFGSLLGGMAGSFVIMLLEIGYVKVRKRKIQVLNGSRSEDSLKRD, from the exons ATGAGAAGTTCTATTGGTTTGCTGCTGATTTGCGGTTTGTCTAAGGCTGCTATCAACTTTGATTTGTTCAAGGATTTTTTACGCTGGcaacatttgaaatttgttaCGGTGTTTCACTGCTTGGACCAAAGTGATG ATGTACTCAACCTGTATCACAAGATCGGCCGTTCATATTCTGAGAAAGTCCACTTTGAAGACATCTCTTACTTTACTGAAGCAACTTGGAACCATAAGCATGTGATGAGATATGACTATAACAATTTGGGAGTTTCCGTTGACCTGGACTGTCCAGCAACTGAGAAGCTCTTTGAGGTTGTATCAAACAACGAATACTTCAATGCATCCTACTATTGGCTAATGTTCGCAAATGGTTCACTGGAAGAATCTGCTTGTCTGTTAGGCAAGCAGAATTTGAACATAGATGCGAAGGTTACCTTGGTGGTTGATCAAAGAGTTCAGCATAATGTCTTCGATGTGTACGACGTGTTTAGTCCAGCGATAAAACGAGGTGCTGCTTTGAATACAACGCTTATGGGGAATTGGAGTCACGAGGGTGGATTCACCATCACGGTGAACCAGACGGAATACGAACGTCGAATTGACtttgcaggaatttctttaaaaactgcTGTGTTG ACTTTGGACCAATTACATCACGCTACTCTTATGCAGCTTTTGACAAAACAAGGAACCATACGTTCATACTCCCTCCACAGACTTGGATATCGTTTTCTGGAGTTCCTACTTGAAAAGCACAACTTTTC AGTGCAATTCATCCGAATCAACGATTGGGGCTTTACCAGTACGGATGGATACTCCAGTTTTGGCCTGGTTGGTCAGATGGGTGCGAAAAAGGTTGACTTTCTGATCAACAGCCTTGCATATCAACCGGAAAGGGTCGGCGTTATGGATTACACCATAACGATCGGAGTGTCTAAAATGCTTATAGTGTTCCGCCATCCGCAGAAAAACGAAGGCCGCTACTTTTTTCTCAAACCTTTTCGTGCTGAATTGTGGATCGCAATTATTGGTTTAAATGTGGTGGCAACTCTAGTTGTCTGTATGACCTACCGTTCCAAGTCTATCAAAGAGTATGATGATCCACGATCCAATGATGACCGCAGGTTAGCGTGGCTTACAGTTTTTGGCATTCTATTTCAGCAAG GAACATCATCGACAGTATCTTTCAGTTCTACCCGAATCACTCTGATCAGTACTCTTGTGTTCTCGATTCTGATTTCGCAGTTTTATTCCGCTTACATTGTAGGCTACCTTCTGATCGTCCCTCCAAAAACTATGAACACGGTGCAGCATCTCATCGATAGCGATTTCAGAGTTCTTGTCGAAAATCTGGGCTATAATATCGATTTTCTTAAT AGAACGACAGATCCCGTTGTCCTCGAACTCTACCACAGGAAGATCCTCAACGGAGAAGACAACTTCGTGAACATTACCCAAGGATTGGAACTGGTAAAACGAGGTGGCTTCGCGTTTCAGTGTGACACGGCCTATGCATATCCTCTCATGAAGGAGTCCTTCACGGATAAAGAAGTGTGCGACATACAGGAAATTATGTACAATCGATTGCGACCTTTGAACCTTCCGCTTCGGAAGGGTAGCCAGTTCAAGCAATTGTTTCGCATTACGCTGAGAAAGGTGATGGAAACGGGCAATGGGGCCTACCAGAACAAATATTTCTTCTCGAAAAAACTCATATGCGACAAAAACTACATCAAAACGGTATCTGTAGACTTGGATCACTTGTTAGTGTTGTTCGGCAGCTTGCTAGGGGGAATGGCGGGAAGCTTTGTCATTATGCTATTGGAAATTGGTTATGTCAAAGTCAGGAAAAGAAAAATACAGGTTTTAAATGGAAGTCGCAGTGAAGATTCATTGAAGCGCGATTAA